A window of Roseiflexus castenholzii DSM 13941 genomic DNA:
ATGAGACCGGTACGGTCCAACACGCGCGTCTGCAAGGCGTCTTCGACATTGCGCGCCTGCGCTGGCGTCAACTCATCGTCGAACACCACGAGGTCGTAGTGCAAGGTGTCACGCAGCGCAGCAATTTCCTCGATCTTGCCAGGACCGATGAAATAACGCGGGAAGGGTTGCTTGAGGCGCTGATAGGTGCTGCCCACCACGTCAAGACCAGCGGTATCAGCCAGCAGAGCCAGTTCTTGAAGCGAGTCTTCCGCTTTCCATGCACTGCGGCTACCGGTCAATTCCACACCAACAAGAAAAGCGCGTTCACGGGGCGGGCGAGTTTCGTAGAGGCGGCGCCCGCCGTTGGGTGTCGTCTGATCGTCTCTGATCGTCATGCTCCTTACACTATCGATGGTATCCGTGGCATTATTCTAGCACGTCCCGCTGTGTGGAGCAAGCAATATTGGCGCGTCGTGCGCCGACATGAACCGGCAGTGATCGTCGCGTTCACTGTCACATGCACAAATCCGTGTTCCCTCATGCCGGAGATACCGGCACGCCCCAGGATTGAAGTTCAGCCGCCACCGCCTCCACCAACCTGTCGAGATTCGCCAGCACCGGGTCCGACAGGTCCAGTCCCGGTTCGATCAGCAACGGTTCCATGCCCAACAACACGATGCGCGACGGCGTATGCCCGCGCAGCGCCATCACTGCCAGGAGTTCCTGCAAGCCTACCTGATGCATCGACATCTTGAGCGCCAGGATCTGTGGTATCTGCTCGTTCTCTAACCGCACAATCGCGCCCGGCGGATGTCCGGCGTTGATGGCATCGAGGATCAAGAGATCGGCGATTCCTTCGAGATACGGGAGCAAATCCAGTCCCAGCGTTCCTCCGTCGAGCACAGTGACAGAATCTGGCACGCGGTAGCGTTGAGTCAGACGTTCGCAGGCGCGCACGCCCAACCCTTCGTCGCGCATGATGATGTTGCCCAAACCCAGAACGAGAATTGCTGGCATGAGTATCGTTCTTTCCGCTATGCGCACAGGGGGGCCGCCAGCGCGCCCCTACGCTGCGCCATTCGCGCGGGCATCCGGCACACCTCTACTATCTATGCGGAACGTTCAACTTTCGACTTTCCCGCCTGCAACCTTCACCTGCTGCGTCGTCGGCTCCGCTACCTGCGGCGCTTTGCCGTTCTGTTTGCCATTTTGCGCGATCACCTGCTCGATCCAGTCCGGCTGCTGCTCCCTGGGAAGGAACTTATAGCCACTGAAGATGCTCGACATCAAACCGTTCCCCTCTTCCATGTCGATCAACCACGCGGCGTACACATGGTGAACGACAAACGCCAGGATCAGGTACATAATGATGTGATGTCCCAGCCGCAGCGTTTGAAGCGACACAAGGTTCGTCACCCAGTCGGTGAGCGTGTACCAGATGCTTGCAGGATGCAACTGACCGTAGAGCGTAAAACCGGTAAAAGCGCTCAAACCGTACAGGACAACAATGATCATGTACGATGTGCCTGCCAGCGCATTGTGCCCGGCAACCTCTGGAGGATTACGACGCAGGAAGAAGTAGTATTGGATCGCATGCCACATATTTGTGCGCCCTTCCTTCGTCAGGAAGGGAAACAGGCCACGCCAGCGCGCCCACTGATTGCCGACAAATGCCCAGTAGGTGCGCAGAATCAGGCTCGCCACGAAGATGTAGGCGAACACAAAGTGGAGAAACCGCATCGACCCCATGAAATAGATGCCCCACGGTTCGCGCGTGCTCACGAAAATGTACGGGTTGGCAATGTAGTAGCCGGTGAAGCAGAGCATGACAATGCTCAACACATTGACCCAATGCGTCAGGCGCACCGGGACTTCCCAGACATAGACTCGTCGTCGCATGGCACACCTCACTGCACCCGGACGCGGGTAATCTCAATGCCACGGGCATCCACCAGGTGAACCGCGCACGCCATGCACGGGTCGAATGAATGAATGGTGCGCAGGATTTCAATCGGCTGCTCCGGGTCGGCAATCGGCGTGTCGATCAGTGCGGCTTCGTAAGGTCCGCGCACATCGCGCGCATCACGTGGCGAGCCGTTCCACGTCGTCGGAACCACTGCTTGATAGTTGACGATCTTGCCATCTCTGATCCGCACCCAGTGCCCAAGCGAGCCGCGCGGCGCTTCCATCGATCCCCAACCAACCGCTTCCTGGGGCCAGTTCGCCGGACTCCATTTGGCGCTGTTGTGAACTACCAGGTTGCCGGCCGCCATATTTGCCGCCAGTTCGTCGATCCATCCCGGCAACAGTTCGGCGATCAACGCGGTTTCGATGGCGCGCGCCGCTGTGCGCCCCAGCGTCGAGAAGAGCGCCGCCGGACCAACTCCCAACTGTTTGAGTGCAGCGTTGACCAACTCCTGAATGCGTTGCTGACCGGAAGCGTATCCGACGAGCATACGCGCCAATGGACCGACTTCCATCGGCATGTCGTCGTAGCGCGGCGTTTTGAGCCAGGAATATTTGCCATCGGTGTTGAGCCAGTCGTAAGGCGGTTGAGGACCGGTGTAATTCGGGATGGTCTCACCTTTCCAGGGATGGAGCGCCTGCTGATCGCCCTCGCCATAGCGGAACCAGGAATGCGCAACATATTCGGTCACGCGCTCGTGGTTCACCGGTTGCGGCTTCTGGTCGATATTCTTGTTCACAATCACACCGCGCGGCAGCCAGTAACTGGCGACGTTGCCATCTTTCGCAGCCGGGAAGTCGCCATACGACAGATAGTTGCCCACGCCAGCGCCAAGCCCTGCCCAGTCTTTGTAGAATGATGCGATAGCCAGAATATCGGGAATGTAGACCTTGCCCACAAACGTGCGCACCTGATCGGCGAGCATTTTCAACTGCGCGATGCGGATGGTGTTGATCGCCTGCTGCGCATTCGGGTCGAGCGGCGCTGCCATCCCGCCGACGAGATATGTCTGCGGGTGGGGATTCTTACCGCCCAGAATCGCGTGAATTCTGATGACGTCCTTCTGCCACTCCAGCGCTTCCAGGTAGTGCGCCACGGCCATCAGATTGGCTTCAGGCGGCAGCGCATACGCCGGATGCCCCCAATAGGCGTTGCCAAAAATCCCCAATTGCCCGCTGTCAACGAACTTTTGCAATCGGTCCTGGACACCCTTGAAGTAGGCGGGCGACGATTTGGGCCAGTCGGAAATGCTCTGCGCCAGTTCCGATGTTTTGACCGGATCGGCCTTGAGCGCACTCACGATATCTACCCAGTCTAAGGCGTGCAGGTGGTAGAAGTGGATGACATGGTCTTGCACATATTGGGCGCCTGCGATGATGTTGCGGATAAGCCGGGCATTGTCGGGTATCTGAATATCGAGCGCGTTTTCAACGGCGCGCACCGATGCAAGCGCATGGACGGTCGTGCAGACGCCGCAGATGCGCTGCGCAAACACCCAGGCGTCGCGCGGATCGCGTCCGCGCAGGACGATCTCCATGCCGCGGAACATCGTCGAACTGCTCCAGGCATCCACTACGCGCCCGCGCTCGATCTGCGCCTCGATACGCAGATGTCCTTCAATGCGGGTGATCGGATCAATAGCAATTTTTGCCATAGCGCGTCCTCCGCTGCTGTGCTCCATCTGTCAGGAGGCGGACGGTCCATCCCGATCGGGACGAACGCTCTCCCTGGCGTCACCCGACGCCATCGGCTTCCCTGCCTCTTCTGCCGGCTTTTCCTCCGCTTTGACCGGTCCTGCAATCTGCTCTACCACCTGAACGGCGCGCTCTGCGGCTTCCACCAGCGTCTCACCCCCATGCGCCGCAATCGGATGACGACTCGCCCGGATTGCGCTGGCAACGCCGTGGACTACACCGGCCGCCGCCACGGCGCCAACCGCAATGGCGCCCAGCGTATCGGCGGTCACCTCGATGCCAAAGCCTTCGACATTGGGCAGTCGCTCATAGAAAGGCGACATGGTATCCCAGAAACGCGGCGACATGCAGCCAACGCATCCGTGACCGGCGCCGATGGGCCAGTAGGACGTGCCGTTCCAGCCGACCGCAGGACAGTTCGAGAGCGTTTGCGGTCCTTTGCACCCCATCTTATACAGGCACCATCCCAGGCGATGCCCCTCGTCGCCCCAACGCTCGACGAAGCGACCGGAGTCGAAGTGCCCCCGACGCTCACAGTTGTTGTGAATGAGCTGCCCATAGGCGAAGAAGGGGCGTCCCTGCTCGTCGGTTGCCGGCAGTTGTTTGAATGTCAGGTAGTGGACAATGACGGCGGTTAGATTAATCACATTCATCGGGCAGCCCGGCAGGTTGATCAGATTCTTGAGACCCGGCACCGCCTGGCGCACACCAACCGCACCGGTCGGATTCGGGCTGGCGGCGGGCCAACCGCCATCCCAGGCACATGCGCCAACCGCAATCGTTGCCAGCGCATTCGAGCACACACGCTCTGCGATGCTCAACGCGGTGCGACCGCCGATCGTGCAATACACCCCGCCATTGGCAATGGGGATCGACCCTTCGACGATGGCGATGTATTGCCCCGGATAGTTTTCCACGACCGCATCGAGCGAATGTTCGGCGCGATGGCCGGCAGGCGCCATGATCGTCTCGTGGTACTCCAGGCTGATCTGCTCCAGCACAATGTCGGCAACGCCAGGCGACTCGGCGCGAAGGAAGGATTCGGTGTTGCCGGCGCAATCTTGAAACTCCAACCAGACAACCGGAAGACGTTCGGCAGTGTTCAGCGCCCTGGCGATACGTGGGGTAAAGGTGGAAGGCAGGGCGAGCGCGGCGCTCATCGCAGCGCAGAACTTGAGGAATTGACGGCGCGAAACACCGCGCGCTGCAAGGCGTTCCTCCAACGGCAAAGGACGAGCAGGCATACACGACCTCCTCGGATCGGGGAACCGATTGCGCCAGACGACGATCTGTTCAGAAGTATCAACGAAACATGGGACGGAGAGAAGCGCGTTGTGGGCACGAGTATAGCAGTGATGTGGACGGTTTGTGTGATGGTTCGGCTACAAAAGGTTAACGAGCGGTAACTCCCTGCTCGCATCCGACGACGACGCCATCGCGCATATGATACACCGTGGTAGCGAATTCCATCACTGCCGGATCGTGCGTTGCCATAACCAGCGTTACGCCCTCCTGGTCGCACAGGGTGCGCAGCATCGTCAGCACCCGTCTCCCGGTGCGGCTGTCGAGGTCGCCGGTTGGTTCGTCCGCCAGAATAATGCGCGGGTAGGTGACCAACGCCCGCGCCAGAGCAACACGCTGCTGCTGACCACCGCTCAACTCATAAGGGCGATGATCGATCCAGTCGGTCAGACCAACCGCAGCAAGCACCCGGCGCACGCGCGCATCCCATCGTCGGCGAGGCGCCTGCCCTGACAGACGCAGCGCCAGTTCGACGTTTTCAAATGCCGATGATGTGGGCAGCAGCGCAAAACTCTGAAACACGAACCCGATCCGACGCCGCAGCCTGGCAAGGTCATCGGAACGCATCTGATCGACACGCTGACCTTCAATGACAACACTGCCGCTCGTCGGGCGATCCAGCCCGCCGATGATATTCAGCAGCGTCGTCTTACCGCTGCCGCTCGGACCCATGAGGGCAACAAATGTGCCTCGTTCAATAGTGAGATCGACGCCGCGCAATGCGGAGACGGCGCGCGCGCCAGCGCCAAAGGTGCGGGTGATGCCTCGGACCTCGATCAGCGGCTCGGATGGCATTGATGCGGCGACCTCGGAGGCGACGTCACCATCATACAGGTAATGGTGAGGCTGATCGCCGGTGGTTTCCTCCGTTGGAACGGCGATCCGGTCGTCTTCGACCGGACGAATAAGGACGCCGCCATCGACAAGTTCGACGCGCGCGCGCCGCCCAATTCCTGCGAGCGCCCGTTGATCGCCAGGAATCTGGAGACGCCCGGTGCGATCAACGACGACAAGTTCTTCGGCGGCGCGCGCGCGCGCGCTATGCCCGGTCATCGCCGACACCCCATTGCCGCTTCCATCATCGCGGCGCGTTTCGGTGCTCGTTCGCCCGTCGCGGATGACGATCACCCGGTCTGCCTGTTCTGCCACCCGCGGATCGTGCGTGACCAGGACAATCGTGAGTCCGTAGCGTGTTCGCAGGTCGCGGAGCAGCGCCAGCACCCGCTGCGCTGTCTCCCAGTCTACTTCGCCGGTTGGTTCGTCGCCGAGCAGGATTTTTGGTCGGTTCGCCAGTGCGCACGCAATGGCAACTCGCTGCTGCTGACCGCCGGATAATTGTGTGATTGGGGTCGAGGCTTTCTCGACGATGCCGACCGCTTCCAGCAGCTCATCCGCCCAGGCGCGCCGCTCGCGCCTGCTGCGACCCGCAAAGGTCATCAGCAGTTCGATATTCTCGCGCGCAGTAAGGTATGGCAGCAGGTTGCGGGTCGTCTGCTGCCAGATGAAGCCGACTCGCTCGCGACGATAGGCGCTCAACTGGGCAGGTGTCAGTGCTGTCAGATCAAGCCCATCGACGATCAACCGTCCGGCAGAAGGACGATCCAGACCGCCAATGGCGCTGAGAAGCGTCGATTTGCCCGACCCGGAGGGACCAACCAGCGCCAGAAACTCGCCCCGCGCCACTTCGAGGTCCAATCCCTGGAGCGCCACCACCTCGAGTTCGGCGACCTTGTAGATTTTCACCAGACCACTGGCGTGAATAATGTGATCGGTCGTGTTCATATCGTCGCTACGTTCATACCCTATGCGTCTCGCCCGCTTCCCTTGCAGACGCGCCGCTCGCGCACCCCTGAGAACATTCCCGGTTCTCAGTCCTCGGTTCTCATACGAACTTGCGGTCAGTCAGACAAGATGTTCGAGTGCTCGGTTCGCAAGGCGTAATAATCTACAACGTCTTGGCATCAGCAGCCCCAACGGGGCTTGCACGCGCCCAGCGAGAGCTTTAGCCCCTAGCGCCCCGGCAGTATTGTCCAAATGACCGCGCATTCGTATCGGTTCTCAGTTCTCATAGAGCGATCAACTAAAACCTGGACAATCAAGGACGTGGAGCGACCGACGTTGGCTTCGACAGGCTCAGCCAACGTCAGCCGCACGACGACCAAGACAAGCAAGTGTTGTGCATCATTTGGTTGATCGCTCTATCAGTTCTCAGTTCTCAGTTCTCAGTTCTTGGTTCTTGGTTCTTGGTTCTCGGTTCCCAGTTCTCAGTTCGCATCCCCTAATTTCACCGCCTGGAACAACCGGACACGCGCCAGTGACGCGCCGAGCGCCAGGAGTGAGAGCGTTAGCGTCGCGCCAAATGCCGCATAAATGCCTGCCATACTCTCCCATGCCAGGCGCGGTGGGTAAGCGGGAACACCGGGATATGGACCAACACCGACCTGCATGAAGGGTACGATCAGCAGCGCCGCCAGCGCGCCAATTCCGCTGCCAGCTGCCAATCCAGCGCCGATCAACAGCAGTTGTTCCAGCAGCAGCGCCGCCGCAACACCAGATTCACTCAATCCCAGCGCCCGCAGCATGCCCAGTTCGATTGCACGACGGCGCGCAGTGATGAACCCGGCGACCAGAAAGCCGAGCAGCGTCAATACGCCGGCCGTCAGAAAACCGATAGTCAATACACCAAACAACCCCTGGCGCTGTGGACGGGACTGTTCGCGCGCGATGAGGGTTGCCACATCGAGTACATCGATGACCGGAATGCCCTGCCCACGCACTCCGGCAACCACCTCGTCGATAGGAACTGCCTGGTTGCGAGTGATCCAGACATCATATGGGTACTGTCCCCCCATCTCGTCGAAGATATAGTTCAAGTTGGCGACGATGATTGGTCCATCCTGCGGATAGACGCCGGGCCAGAGGTCAATGGCGGCGACAATGCGAAAGCGCACCTCACGCTGATCACCGTAGAGTCGCAACGTGGCAGGCAACGCATCGCCGATCCGCAGACCATCGCCCAAGAGGTCACGGCTGACGAGCGCACCGTTCGGGTAACGCGCCAGCAGGTTCATCAGCCCACCCAACGATTCACCGCCACCCCAGGCGCGGTCGAACCGGGTGATCACCTTCGGAAAATCCGTCCGATCAATGCCGATCACCTGCGCCTGCCGGCTGCCCGCACCGACGCTCACGAACGCCTCGTAGCGTCCGACACGCGCAGCCGCCTGCACACCCGGCGCCTGAAGATGCTCACTCACCGGAACGAACAGGAAGCGCGCTTCTTCACGAATATCAGGGCGCGGTTGTTGTGGCGGGCTGCCGGGCTGACCGGGACGCGCCTGTCCGGCGCTCTCGCCCGTCTCGAAGAGTTGTGTCATTGCGCCAACCTGATACGTCAATTCGGTTCGCATCGCGCCATCGAGCGTATCCGCCATCGTAGCACTGTACGTTGCCAGGCTGAGCGTCAGGATGAGGAGGAGCAACGCGCCGCGATAATTGTCGGTCTGCCGCGCTAGCGCGCGGAGCGTGACCAGTGGCGCAATCCACGCCGGAAGCGCCGCCAACCTCGCCAACCCTTCCAGAATCAGCGGAATGAGGCGCAGCGCCAGTAGACCAAGCGCAAAACAGAGAAGCGCCGGGGTCAGCACCAGCAGCGGATTACTGAACGGATCGGCATTCCCCTGAAACAGGCCACCGCCGATCTGCAACTGATAGACGCCGTATGCCGCCGGGATCAGGAGCAGCAGATCGAGATAGGCGCGCTGCCAGAGCGGGGGACGCGCGGCGCGCGCCGCCTGTTGCTGCTCGTCCACCAGGGTACGGCGTGTCGCCACGAACGCCGGAGTCAACGATGCCCCCACGGTGATCACCAGGACGACCAGAGCAAACGTCAGGCTCTGCGCGCCAGGCGAGAGCGGCACACCAGCGCCGGACAGATCGACCTCAAGAAATGAGCGTACCCGGCTCATCACCGACGCAAAAGCAAGCCCAAGCGGCAATCCCGCAGCAAGCGCCACTCCACCGATGATCACCCACTCAACCAGATACATGCCCAGAATCTGCGCGCTGCGGACACCACGCGACTTCATGAGCGCAATCTCACTGCTCTGCCGCCGCACAAGCAGGGCGGCGACCAGCGTCGCAAAATAGAGCGTCAGCGCGAGGATCGGCGCGCTGAACACGAAGAGTTGGGTCGTCAACGATGCCACCCGATCCTGGTATCGTCGCAGCGCCTCCGCCGGTCCCTGTTCGAGGCGCAACCCGGGAATGAGACTGTTGACACGCGCCCGTACACTTTCGACACGACTCAGAAGCGGCGACACCTGCGCGCCGGTGACGCCTTCACCGCTCAACCGCACAAACCAGAGCGCCTGATCGACCTCGTTGCGCAATGTTCCGGCGACAGGATCGGTGAAACTCGCCTCCGGCACAAGAATGAGATCGTTGAGGGTATCGGGCGGGAAGAACCATGCCGGATCGCTGCGGTTGACCGGCGCCCAGATCGCCGCCACACGCGCCTGAAGCGTCGCCGGGCGCGTTCCAGGGGCAATGATCGAGAGCGTATCACCCACATTCACACCCGTCTCATCGGCGAACGCGCGGGCGATCATCACGGCTAGCATGGCGTCATCTGCCGACGACGTCGGCATCTGCCCATCGACGATGTGCATCCGGTCATCAAGCCCGCTGATGAAGCCAAGCGGCGCATTCTTGAGGAAGACCGCGTCACCGTCAGCCGCGAGAAAGATACGGAGCGGCGCAGTACGGACGTGACGCGCAAAACTGGTGATCGGCAGATCGAGACCCGGAATGCTTTCGTGGCGCAGATAATCGTCGGCTGGCGCAACGCGCTCCCACTCCAGCGGCGTATTCCAAGCGCCGATATAGCGCAGGAGCAGCGCAAATGGCGACCGCCCCTGACGCTGCTCCTGCTGCCGGATTTCGTCCTGCAACAGGCGCAGACTGGCCGCTTCGGCGTATGCAGGCACGGCAGCCGCGAGCGCAACAGCGATCACTGCCGCCAGCCATGCGCAGAGTGCCAGTCCAAGATTGGCGCGCAGACGCTTGAGCGCAGCAGTCAGTACCGAAATAAGAGCCACCATCCGACGCATAACTCAGGATCCAACGACAATATCGCCTTCGTTCAGGCCCTCGAGAATCTCGACCCGCTCATCGGTTTCGATGCCGACCCGCACGGTCACACGGCGTTCACGCTCCCCTTCACGGACAATGACGAAGCGGCGACCCTCAAATGACCGGATCGCCTCTGGCGGCAGCCAGAGGACATTGTCTTTGCGCTCCAGCACGATGCTGACTCGCGCAACGGTCACGCCAGCCTCGAATGTTTGTCCGCGCGCATCGACTATTTGAAAGCGCGTGGTGACGTCGCGATCCTGGACGGCGCCGCTTCCGCCCGACCCGTAAGGCGCCGGCATGCGTCGAATAACGCCGGGGATCACCAGGTCGGGGCGCGATAGCAGGCGGATCTCGACACTCTGACCTTCGGAGAGCAGCCGCATCTGCTGCGCGCTCAGAGTTGCGGCAAACTCCAGGTTCGATGGATCGGCAATCTCGATCACCGGCTCGAAGGCGGTCACTGTTGCTCCTGGCTCGATAGCGACCGCCAGCACGGTTCCATCCTGCGGCGCTATGACACGCCCGTCATCGACGCGGCGGCGTGCTTTTTCCAGGGCGCGCTCGGCGTTCTCCACGGCGCGGAGTGCGCTGTTGAGCGTCTCGTTGCGCGCTTCCTCCAGTGCAACCTGCGCCCGCTCGAGAGCGAGTTGGGCGTCTTCGATTGCTTTGTTCTTGCCCTGGAGCAGGGTCTCAAGCGCGCGCTGCGCTTCCTCGACTTTCTTCTCCGCCTCGTAAATTTTGACGACTTCATCTTCATATGCGCGATCACGGGCGCGCTGCGCCTGCTCGACCGAGCGTTCGGCGTCGCGTAATGCGCGTTCCGCCTGCACCAGTTTCATACGAAACTCTTCCTTTTGTTTCTCGGTGAGGCGATTGGGAACCAGCACCCCGGCCTCATTCTTGATAAATGGATTCTCCGGGTCGGTCCCATAGCGCTGCACCCAGTCCCAGTTCCAGTAGGCGACACTATACGCCTTCTGGGTGTCGGAAAGCGCTTCGGCGCTGTCGCGTAGCGCTTCGTCCGCTGAAGTTTTCGACCACGACGCATCATCGCGTGTGGTGCGCAACTCGCGCTGCGCCGCTTCGAGGCGTTCCTGCAATTCCTTGAACAGATCCGCCTCACCGCCAGGCAACAATCGTTCGAGTTCGCGCCTGGCGCGATCCACATCGAGTTCGCGTTCCTTGATCCGTTTCTCCTTTGCCAGCTGCGCACTCTCCAGGTCGCGTCGCGCCTGCGCCAGATCGTCCTCGGCGCGACGCAACTCGTCGAGCGCCTCCTCCTGCTGAAGTTCCGCCAAAACATCGCCTTCCTTGACGACATCGCCACGACTGACATTCACGACGTTGACGCGCCCATCACGTCGGAATGCCAGCCGCGCCATATCGACCGGCGTTGCGCGGGCAGTGACCGTGAACACCTGCTCGATAGCACCGCGCTGAACCGTGTACGTGGGGCGTTCGAGCGCCGGATCGGGCGGCAGGGGGGTAGGAGTTGGCGGCTCCTGCAATGCCTGCGTTGTGCTACAGGCGGTCAGCAATACCACACAGCATATGCTCATCCAGCGCGTTATCCATCGCATAGCATTCCTCGTCGTGCGCTTTGCTTTATGCATCCGCACTGCGAGCGGGGCGCGCACGCCCGGCAGTCGCGCTCCTCTGCGAGCGGGACGCCTGCGAGTCGCCTGTACGCGCAATGGGCAATGACAGCAGCGAAGCGTTCCTCGACTATGCCCCTTCTACGGCGCAGCGCCGGCGGGAAGAGGCGTCGGATCGCCCTCCTCGACATTGTACCCTTTATAGTCTGGATCGACTTCTTTTGCGCATGCCGGCGCACGCGCATCCTCACGGTTCATACACTCGGCAAAGGCGGTTGCAAAGCGCTGCGCTTCGGCAAGTTCCTTTTCGAGGCTTGCGCCCTTTTCCACCACGGCGCTAAGCGCCTTAAAGAACCAGTAGGGATCGGTGTGCTGGCTGTAGATCACGTTAGCATCACCGGCGTTCTGCGACGGCATCGCCAGGGTTGCCCGCATCGCCTCGAACTGCGCGACTCGCTCCGGCGGCAACTGTTTGATGAATGCCTCAGATTGTGCGACCGAGCGGCGGGCGGGCATATCGCCATACGTCAGGGACGTGTCGCCGGAAAGGAACTTGATCCATTCCCAGCATGCCTGCGGTTGCTGCGTCCGCGCCGAGATGAACAGGCCCCGCAAAAACACTTCGCTCGACGGCACACCGGCGCCGCCGACCGGCAGTGGCGCAGCTCGAATGTCGCGTTCGACCGGGGTCAGCGGCGCGGCAGTCGGCGCCGGTCCACCACCCGGTTCGAGCGGTTGAATCACGACCCCTCCCTGGAATGATTCAGGATACCCAAACCACATCCCGACCCGACCGGATTGGACCAGTTCGTAGGAACGATCCCCGCCGCCAAAATCGTCGCGCCGATAGACGATGGTGAGCGGCGGCGCCACCTTGTGAACCATGCTCAAATCGAGGTACCAGCGGATGGCAGCGATAGTCTTCGGATCGGTGTAGTTCGGGCGCAGGTCCTTGCCCTCGCCAACCATCAGGCGCGCGCCAAATTGGTTGATGAAGAACAACAGGTCGGCTTGCGGACCTCCCAGCGGCACATACCCCCACCGCTGCTCGTTCCCTTCGCCTCTGGTCAACGCCTGCGCCGCCGCCAGAAAATCGTCCGGTTTCCAGTCGGCGCGCGGCGGTTGCACTCCCGCCGCCTCGAATGCGGCATGGTTGTAAATCAGGCTGCGCATATTGACCGCGTAGGGCAACCCGTAGATGCGCCCCTCGCGGCTGTACTGTGCCAGCGCCGCCGGGACGATGTCATCGCGCGGGAAGGTGGAGTCTGCCTCGATCAATGGGCGCAGATCGAGCAGAGCCGTTTCATCGTTGCCGGCGAGCGGACCGAACCAGAAAAAACAGTCGCTGGTCTGCGCCAGGGTGGCAGCCGTGACCTCCTTCAAGTCGGGCGTCCACTCGAACGGCTTCAACTGCACGAAGATGTCGGGACGCTGTTCGCGAAACGCGCGCGCGACGCGGCGCAGTTCGGTCGGATTGTACCCGTAAAGGCCAAACGTCACGGTTGTGGCGCCGGCCGGCGCTTCCTGCGGCTCCGGCGTAGCCACTACCACCGGATTGAGGTTTGGCTTCGGCGTTGGCGTGAGTTCCCGCTGCGCAATCGCTTCCTGCATCTGCCGCTGCGCTTCTGCCAGAGCCTGGCGCACATTCGCCTTTGGGTCGCCGGTGACCGTCGCAACTGCCTGACTCAACGCCCCCATCACGGTATAATCGAACTGCTGGCTTGGCAGCGTCCCGCTGTTCTCTATCGCCCACCGGTACGCCTCAGCAGTCGGCGGATCGAGTTTGCTCCAGAACTCCGTCTGCTGCGCCACCGATTGGCGGGCAGGCAAACGCGACAATGGACCGAAACTTTGCTGGTCCTCGAGCGCCGGTTGGCGCGAGAGCCACTCGATCCAGCGCCAGGCGGCGTCGGGGTGCGCTGTGCCGCCGCTG
This region includes:
- a CDS encoding ABC transporter substrate-binding protein; the protein is MQRVWILLTFWAVLLASCGAPPPSGNATPAVPGVTPTSGSETVTISFAVWEYERNIYQPLADRFMTENPNIKIVLVSLDDIMMFEPGNEGPTNPLDVLRRIVSAADTAPAFALTPEAFGTPLLLDLKPLMDADAAFQRDDFFPGAIERYAAKGGVWALPRYHGVPLIVYNRALFQNANLSEPRPGWTWDDLMSAAERLTERSGLTTLTYGFMEPTNGLLPLLGLLEKQGINPLTVVAEETDLTAPEYIAAVERIQEWYRAGVLVAPYARDAASDDPTRLAREGRVALWSDMSYISNDDGSPWTPDFPVGRAPFPKNAILDPFFSSTEGFIISGGTAHPDAAWRWIEWLSRQPALEDQQSFGPLSRLPARQSVAQQTEFWSKLDPPTAEAYRWAIENSGTLPSQQFDYTVMGALSQAVATVTGDPKANVRQALAEAQRQMQEAIAQRELTPTPKPNLNPVVVATPEPQEAPAGATTVTFGLYGYNPTELRRVARAFREQRPDIFVQLKPFEWTPDLKEVTAATLAQTSDCFFWFGPLAGNDETALLDLRPLIEADSTFPRDDIVPAALAQYSREGRIYGLPYAVNMRSLIYNHAAFEAAGVQPPRADWKPDDFLAAAQALTRGEGNEQRWGYVPLGGPQADLLFFINQFGARLMVGEGKDLRPNYTDPKTIAAIRWYLDLSMVHKVAPPLTIVYRRDDFGGGDRSYELVQSGRVGMWFGYPESFQGGVVIQPLEPGGGPAPTAAPLTPVERDIRAAPLPVGGAGVPSSEVFLRGLFISARTQQPQACWEWIKFLSGDTSLTYGDMPARRSVAQSEAFIKQLPPERVAQFEAMRATLAMPSQNAGDANVIYSQHTDPYWFFKALSAVVEKGASLEKELAEAQRFATAFAECMNREDARAPACAKEVDPDYKGYNVEEGDPTPLPAGAAP